The Dehalococcoides mccartyi CG5 genome contains the following window.
CGCGGGTGCATTATCTTTGCCCCGTAAGACGAGAGTTCCAGCATTTCTTCATAACTTATTTCCGAAAGCCGCCGGGCGTCCGGTATCAGGCGGGGGTCAGCGGTATAAACGCCGTCCACGTCTGTATAACGTTCGCATATGGAAGCTCCCAAACTGGCCGCCAATGCAACCGCTGTGGTATCGGAACCGCCCCGCCCCAGAGTGGTAACATCCTGGCAGTCTGAAATACCCTGAAAACCGGCCACAATTACTACCCTGCCTTTATCCAGTTCGTCATGGATACGTTTGGGATCAATGCCGGTGATACGCGCTTTGGAATGGACCGAGTCCGTCCGAATGCCTGCCTGCTGGCCGGAAAGGCTGATAGCATCCTGACCCATATTTTTAAGTGCCATAGCCAGCAGGGTGCTGGAAACTATTTCACCGGTAGAGAGCAAAACATCCATCTCACGCGGTTCGGGACAATCATTGAGCTTGTGGGCAAGCTCAATCAGGTCATCGGTAGTATCTCCCATGGCCGAAACCACCGCCACCACATCATTGCCCTTCTGGCGGGCGGCAATAATCCGCTTGGCTACGTGTTTAATCCTTTCGGCATCACCAACCGAAGTGCCGCCGTATTTATGAACTACAACTGCCATACTAAACCCCAAACATTCTGTTTATATTTTGCCTGTTTGTTTTAATAGACCTGCACCGGCGGGAAAGCCGGATTTTGCCATCTATTATAAACCTTTAGCCTGAAAATAAAAGACTTAGGGTCTGCTACCCCACCACAGTACAAACATAATTATCACCAAAACTACCGCACCTACTATAATCCAGGTGAAAAGGCTGCGTTCCACGCTTTTTCGGCGGGTATTTCCTGCCAGCCGCCTGCGGGTACAATCCACACAGGTACAGGCCGGGGGATGCCCCCCGTACATGGCGTTTCGGTATCTGTCATCTTCTCTGGGCATATTTTATCTACCTCTAAATAAATCTATTTAAGAAAAGCCTGCATCAGGGTGCAGCCCTTTTCAAATATTATACCTGTTTTAAGGGCTTCTTTCTCTGTAAAACGGGATACTCCGTTAGCTGAAAAACCCTTGCCCCACATCAGGAAGGGTACAGGCTCTGCCACATGGGTTTTAAGCTTGATGGGGGTGGGATGGTCAGGCATAACAAGCACCCGAATATCTTCCGGGTACGAAAGAAGTTTACTCACCATAAACTCATCAATAAGCTCTATCGCCTTTACTTTATCCGAAAGACTGCCGGCATGGCCGGCTTCATCCGGTGCTTCTACATGAATTACCGCCATATCATTATCCCGCAGGGCAGAAAGACCGCCCTGCATCTGACCTGAAAAATCATTATTCAACCCGTCGGTTATGCCGTGTAGTTCCAGTATTTTCATATCCATCATCAGCCCCAAACCCCGCAGCAGGTCTACGCCTGAGGTTAGAGCGGCATCCAGCCCGTAAGCTTTTTTAAAAGAGGGCATGGGCGGAATGGGGCCGCTGCCCCAGAACAGCCAGATGGAATTGGCCGGCAGTTTACCCTGACTCTGGCGGTGAAGGTTTAGCGGGTGATCCCTGAGTATCTGCTGGGAGGAGCTGATAAGCTGGTTTAAGATAAGGCTTCCCTCACCCTGCGGCAGATAAGGAGATACCTCCCGGTCGGAAATATCGTGGGGAGGGGTACAGAGTGCGTTCGCCGTATTGCCCATACCCTTTAGTTTAAGCAGATGACGGTAATTTACCCCAGGGTAAAACTTTACCCGTTCACTGCCAAGCTGCTTAGACACTGCGTCCAGCAGTTCGGAGGCTTCTTGGCTGGAAATATGCCCGGCTGAGTAACTGGCCATTTTGCCGTCTATTATAGATACCAGATTACAGCGGAAAATAACTTCGTCAGGGGCAACACTTACCCCCATGCTGACAGCCTCAATAGCCGCCCGCCCTTTATAATAAATTTCGGGGTCATACCCCAGCAGGGACATGCAGGCACAGGCAGATGAGGGCTCCATGCCGGGGGGCACATTGGCGCTTAATCCCATAAAACCGTTTCGGGCCATCTTATCCAGATTGGGGGTGTGAGCCAGTTCCAGTGCAGTTTTACCGCCCTGTTCTTTTAGCCCCCAGCCGGAGGCACCATCAGTAATAAGTACGCAATATTTCATTTCATCCAACCCCTGCTTGCTTTAGCTTCAAGTTGCCCTTATTAGCAATTGTCTCTATAATAGTAAATCTGGCGGGGCGTAGCGCAGCCTGGTTAGCGCGCAGCGTTCGGGACGCTGAGGCCGGAAGTTCGAATCTTCTCGCCCCGACCATTCTAATTTGCTTATTCTCCGTTTTCTTTCCTTTTAGCCGCCTGCCAGAGTTCATTCTGTTCAGCAAAACTCATCTTGGCAATATCCCTGCCTGTTTTGCGGCAAAGCTCTTCCATGTGTTCAAAACGGCTGTAAAAACGCCTGTTTGCCCCTCTGAGGGCAGACTCAAGGTCTATTCCCTGCCTGCGGGCGTAATTGGCCAGTGTAAAGAGTATATCCCCAAATTCTTTTTCTTTTTCAAGGG
Protein-coding sequences here:
- a CDS encoding cofactor-independent phosphoglycerate mutase, translating into MKYCVLITDGASGWGLKEQGGKTALELAHTPNLDKMARNGFMGLSANVPPGMEPSSACACMSLLGYDPEIYYKGRAAIEAVSMGVSVAPDEVIFRCNLVSIIDGKMASYSAGHISSQEASELLDAVSKQLGSERVKFYPGVNYRHLLKLKGMGNTANALCTPPHDISDREVSPYLPQGEGSLILNQLISSSQQILRDHPLNLHRQSQGKLPANSIWLFWGSGPIPPMPSFKKAYGLDAALTSGVDLLRGLGLMMDMKILELHGITDGLNNDFSGQMQGGLSALRDNDMAVIHVEAPDEAGHAGSLSDKVKAIELIDEFMVSKLLSYPEDIRVLVMPDHPTPIKLKTHVAEPVPFLMWGKGFSANGVSRFTEKEALKTGIIFEKGCTLMQAFLK
- a CDS encoding aspartate kinase, whose protein sequence is MAVVVHKYGGTSVGDAERIKHVAKRIIAARQKGNDVVAVVSAMGDTTDDLIELAHKLNDCPEPREMDVLLSTGEIVSSTLLAMALKNMGQDAISLSGQQAGIRTDSVHSKARITGIDPKRIHDELDKGRVVIVAGFQGISDCQDVTTLGRGGSDTTAVALAASLGASICERYTDVDGVYTADPRLIPDARRLSEISYEEMLELSSYGAKIMHPRAVEIGQVYNIPILVASSFNENPGTLIHGGEKMEIRNRVSGIAHDFEVAKITILGVPDKPGIAAGLFAPLAKAGVSVDTIVQNSSQDHITDLTFTVTKSDLGKALEVIGPIAKELQAREVLSDSKIGKVSIIGTGMLNAPGYAARMFKALSDVGINILLISTSEIRITCIIEEDKVKDAVRAIHKAFEMEKD